The proteins below are encoded in one region of Candidatus Gracilibacteria bacterium:
- a CDS encoding MiaB/RimO family radical SAM methylthiotransferase codes for MLKTFHIKTFGCQMNYADSEKINMILMSAGLRKVIDPVKADIVIMNTCSVRQKGEDRVFGFMHEIERYHKTHKTGMEVLFGITGCMVRKTGMAKRYLVNKRGTMNDEQYKRHGTKHITLLESSDSLTNYDDELFLRSDSIDFTFRIEEVSFLTKILSLITSEDIGNDAKFNEYLAVRQLQENPASANIIIQTGCDNFCTYCIVPHTRGREVSRAQEDIITEIREVVQGGSREITLLGQNVNSYGKETKAKLWNPDELTWTNKDVKTPFRELLEEINTIDGLDRIRFTSSNPHDMTKDILDAHFELPKMCNYLHFALQSGSDTMLRRMNRKHTYADFKAQVEYLRGRDSLFSISTDIIVGFPGETEEEFQATATAMRECQFDFAFIARYSPRSGTIATDKYADDISPAEKARRWNILNDILRETVRERNLLMVGREEDILISGTAKDDMLVGRTRNWKEVYIERGTMRDERGEIKVGDIVKVKIDRLDGWALRGEVLQ; via the coding sequence ATGCTCAAAACCTTTCACATCAAAACCTTCGGGTGTCAGATGAACTATGCTGATAGCGAGAAAATCAATATGATCCTTATGTCTGCTGGATTGCGCAAGGTGATTGATCCTGTGAAGGCGGATATTGTTATCATGAATACGTGTTCTGTCCGTCAAAAGGGAGAAGATCGCGTTTTTGGATTTATGCACGAGATTGAACGATATCACAAGACTCATAAGACAGGAATGGAGGTTCTTTTTGGTATCACGGGTTGTATGGTACGAAAGACGGGAATGGCGAAGCGATACCTGGTGAATAAACGATGAACGATGAATGATGAACAGTATAAACGGCATGGAACAAAGCATATTACACTCCTTGAGTCATCAGATTCACTGACGAATTATGATGATGAACTCTTTCTCCGTTCAGATTCTATAGATTTTACATTTCGTATTGAGGAAGTATCATTTCTCACCAAGATTCTCTCGCTCATAACGAGTGAAGATATCGGAAATGATGCGAAGTTCAATGAATATCTCGCCGTCAGACAGCTTCAGGAGAACCCTGCGAGTGCGAATATCATCATCCAGACGGGATGTGATAACTTCTGTACGTATTGTATCGTGCCCCATACACGCGGAAGGGAAGTGAGTCGTGCACAAGAAGACATTATCACAGAGATTCGGGAGGTAGTGCAGGGCGGAAGTCGAGAAATCACACTGCTCGGGCAGAATGTGAATAGCTATGGAAAAGAGACAAAGGCGAAGCTCTGGAATCCTGATGAACTCACATGGACGAACAAGGATGTGAAAACACCATTCCGTGAACTGCTTGAAGAAATAAATACTATCGATGGACTCGATCGTATTCGCTTCACTTCGTCGAATCCACATGATATGACGAAGGATATTCTCGATGCTCACTTCGAACTTCCGAAAATGTGCAATTATCTCCATTTTGCGCTCCAATCTGGTTCCGATACGATGCTTCGTCGAATGAACCGTAAGCATACCTATGCTGATTTCAAGGCGCAGGTAGAATATCTTCGAGGTCGTGATTCACTTTTCTCCATCTCGACGGATATTATTGTCGGATTTCCATGAGAGACTGAGGAAGAATTCCAGGCAACTGCAACGGCGATGCGAGAATGTCAGTTTGATTTCGCATTTATCGCGCGCTATTCTCCACGTTCTGGAACCATCGCAACTGATAAATATGCAGATGATATATCGCCAGCAGAGAAGGCTCGCAGATGGAATATTCTCAATGATATTCTCCGTGAGACTGTGCGAGAGAGGAATCTCCTCATGGTCGGTCGAGAAGAAGATATCCTGATATCTGGAACTGCAAAAGATGATATGCTCGTCGGACGGACGCGGAACTGGAAGGAAGTGTATATAGAGAGATGAACGATGAGAGATGAACGATGAGAGATAAAGGTTGGCGACATTGTAAAAGTGAAAATCGATCGACTTGATGGATGGGCACTCAGAGGAGAAGTACTTCAATAG
- the ftsA gene encoding cell division protein FtsA: MVSGEQLVAIDIGSSKIKAVIGEWNDEKKLRILGVGIAESRGIRKGNILDMEEFKNNLDIALGDAEKMTGEQVSHICLGVSGVHIDITRRSGIVAVAGLDVTEDDVNRALDMSQNGVDLMNRSVLKVIPESFSLDLESGIKNPVGMSGKKLEVRSHIISMGANILSNIKKGVFDVGVEIMDIYPNILAVGEAMLSRRQKELGAVAIDIGSSATNIAVYEEGALIYAAVVPIGGEHVTSDLALGLRISIDTAERLKLEYGDLNFGEGMKPDYDEEIDLSKLSSIDTTTVSRRFMNDIIRARYEEIFHHVIMELKQVGRDGMLPEGAVLTGGAAKMRGLVDLARDYLRLPACIGVPEEIDGVSGTSISDPIYTAVVGTLLLAQKYGAARKQFKINFSFGSALTSLKNLFKKIIP, translated from the coding sequence ATGGTATCTGGAGAACAACTCGTAGCCATAGATATAGGCAGCTCGAAAATAAAAGCCGTGATAGGCGAATGGAATGATGAAAAGAAACTCCGAATCCTTGGTGTTGGTATTGCGGAATCCCGCGGTATCCGCAAAGGAAATATCCTCGATATGGAGGAATTCAAGAATAATCTCGATATCGCCCTTGGTGATGCTGAGAAAATGACAGGAGAACAAGTTTCTCATATCTGTCTCGGTGTTTCTGGTGTTCATATCGATATCACTCGTCGTTCTGGTATTGTCGCTGTCGCAGGACTCGACGTCACAGAAGATGACGTAAATCGTGCACTCGATATGAGTCAGAATGGTGTCGACCTCATGAATCGTAGTGTACTGAAGGTTATACCTGAGAGCTTTTCTCTCGATCTCGAGAGTGGTATCAAGAATCCTGTCGGAATGAGTGGAAAAAAACTCGAAGTTCGCAGTCATATTATTTCTATGGGAGCGAATATTCTCTCGAATATCAAGAAGTGAGTATTCGATGTTGGTGTAGAGATTATGGATATTTATCCGAATATTCTCGCAGTTGGCGAAGCAATGCTTTCTCGTCGTCAGAAAGAACTCGGTGCTGTGGCTATCGATATTGGTTCAAGTGCTACCAATATTGCCGTCTATGAAGAAGGTGCACTTATATATGCGGCCGTTGTACCTATCGGTGGTGAACATGTGACGAGTGATCTTGCTCTCGGACTTCGCATTTCTATCGATACTGCTGAACGTCTGAAGCTCGAATATGGAGATCTCAACTTCGGTGAAGGCATGAAGCCAGACTACGATGAAGAAATTGATCTCTCGAAACTCTCATCCATAGATACTACAACTGTATCTCGTCGATTCATGAATGATATCATCCGTGCACGATATGAGGAAATCTTCCATCATGTCATCATGGAACTCAAGCAAGTTGGTCGCGATGGAATGCTTCCTGAGGGTGCTGTTCTCACTGGAGGAGCTGCAAAAATGCGTGGGCTCGTGGATCTTGCTCGTGATTATCTCAGACTTCCGGCATGTATCGGCGTTCCGGAAGAAATCGACGGAGTCAGTGGAACATCTATCAGCGATCCAATCTATACCGCTGTTGTGGGCACATTGCTTCTCGCTCAGAAATACGGAGCAGCACGAAAACAATTCAAAATCAATTTTTCGTTTGGAAGTGCACTCACCTCACTGAAAAATCTTTTCAAAAAAATTATTCCATAA
- the ftsZ gene encoding cell division protein FtsZ, which translates to MSTSSTSSEDRLKKLLRTNMNPTPTPTPTPQTHVEVNVGYISPVANIKVVGIGGGGNNAVNRMIDSGIEGIEFIAVNTDAQALFTSKAPTRINIGRATTRGLGAGANPDTGKKAAEESSEEIKQALTGADMVFITCGLGGGTGTGAAPIVAEIAKSLGALVVGVVTKPFAFEGQRRSAQAFEGFETLKEKVDTLITIPNDKILSIIDKKTPLLEAFHVADEILKQGVQGVSDLITHPGLINVDFADVRSVMENAGSALMGIGYGSGENRSIEAARSAIESPLLELSINGAKGLLLNITGGTDLSMFEVDEASRLITEACDPNANIIFGTSIDEQYTGEIKITVIATGFSEETNAQLGSMNRGGFGQSGIFGKAPAQSQPNRTEPSFGAARPIGGGQTSLMGNNNHGNNSHTPQQAQAPVPENDYDVPAFLRNKLQK; encoded by the coding sequence ATGTCTACTTCTTCCACTTCAAGTGAAGATCGTCTCAAGAAACTTCTTCGAACCAATATGAATCCTACTCCTACTCCCACTCCAACTCCTCAGACACATGTTGAAGTAAATGTTGGCTATATTTCTCCTGTTGCAAATATCAAGGTTGTTGGTATTGGCGGTGGTGGAAACAATGCCGTCAATCGTATGATTGATTCTGGTATTGAAGGTATCGAGTTTATCGCTGTCAATACTGATGCTCAGGCACTTTTCACATCGAAAGCTCCAACTCGCATCAATATCGGTCGAGCAACCACTCGTGGACTTGGTGCTGGTGCCAATCCTGATACAGGAAAAAAAGCTGCAGAAGAATCAAGCGAAGAAATCAAACAAGCACTCACTGGTGCTGACATGGTATTCATCACTTGTGGACTGGGTGGTGGAACTGGTACTGGTGCTGCGCCTATCGTAGCCGAGATTGCGAAATCTCTTGGCGCACTCGTTGTGGGTGTTGTGACTAAGCCATTCGCATTCGAAGGTCAACGTCGTAGTGCTCAGGCATTCGAAGGATTCGAGACACTCAAGGAAAAAGTAGATACACTTATCACGATTCCGAACGATAAGATTCTTTCTATCATCGACAAAAAAACTCCACTTCTCGAAGCATTCCATGTTGCTGATGAGATTCTCAAGCAAGGTGTACAAGGTGTTTCTGACCTCATTACCCATCCTGGACTCATCAATGTCGACTTCGCTGATGTACGTTCTGTCATGGAAAATGCTGGTTCTGCTCTCATGGGAATCGGATATGGAAGCGGTGAGAATCGTTCTATTGAGGCGGCTCGATCTGCTATCGAGTCTCCACTTCTCGAGCTCTCTATCAATGGTGCAAAGGGACTCCTCCTCAACATCACTGGTGGTACAGACCTTTCTATGTTCGAAGTGGACGAAGCATCCCGTCTCATCACAGAAGCATGTGACCCAAATGCAAATATCATCTTCGGTACTTCTATCGATGAGCAATACACAGGTGAAATCAAGATTACTGTGATTGCAACAGGATTCTCAGAAGAAACCAATGCACAACTCGGAAGCATGAATCGTGGTGGATTCGGACAATCTGGAATCTTCGGAAAGGCTCCAGCTCAATCACAACCAAATCGTACAGAACCATCATTTGGTGCAGCTCGACCTATTGGCGGAGGACAGACTTCGCTCATGGGAAACAACAATCATGGCAATAACTCTCATACTCCTCAGCAAGCCCAAGCTCCAGTACCAGAAAATGACTACGATGTTCCAGCATTTCTCAGAAATAAACTTCAGAAGTAA
- a CDS encoding exonuclease domain-containing protein translates to MIFVALDLETTGLDPKTDTIIEIAAIRFELEKRDGKFLIINSEERTMLIDPDRELKEEVTMITGITREMLEGREKWGSVRERVRNFIGDAIIVGHNVLFDIAMLKTHGIDISRNITIDTFELSEIFSQDVESLNLLFLATHYGIPIEGEHRALDDTRLSVGLFIHYLESILTMGEEGKKIFSFFLGKDSHKIIETLVQLCEIENISGYCIDNPSQISEKITSNTFHTSKIPVMEYRNLSGNIDEELELIKKTKEEYGKILLVTNGKKQSLFWKEKLNTAGYKAELIIETKRYCSLNTLESFIQKSLLQRKELIFCIKMLFWLQNTKTGLLDELKYYGEEREWIEFFRLDESEYSHFQKKQKENALTADILIGDPWIEELQKKPFFGEKSCTIVRDIIELEDTFRKSGSRRISFLEIENDIAYLYGNGILSENLRERTRMSMAYFQYLIENLQERPEGPSPIPPGDYGETYYFDQEDLWNHGNKWILLFMNNLRDVFSQEAILSKKLTGIDKKILQRLLRNIRTIQEITHFQNTNLGMIVSILENNTILTIIPRDTSPIIENFLNIQSGEKIILTGYGIGGPIVQSFLRNECHIHWKNSEERKGEYLLQVTTNHFSIIEKSLATVILSTSNKHLRSLSKDIQKRYPEIKVFTQGISGGKGKILSMYEKYDGKKTLIGLIDSWIDESSIWEKSDSIVLAKMPFDPPSDPYYLARTIGMKNNFEEYGCPLAIAKINTLVGRIRNVNEDAPIYCLDERLTETTWGQKLYKEIL, encoded by the coding sequence ATGATTTTTGTTGCACTCGATCTCGAAACCACATGACTCGACCCAAAAACAGATACGATTATCGAGATTGCTGCTATTCGTTTTGAACTCGAAAAGAGGGATGGAAAATTCCTCATCATCAATAGTGAAGAGCGAACCATGCTCATCGACCCTGATCGAGAGCTCAAGGAAGAAGTCACTATGATCACAGGAATCACGAGAGAGATGCTCGAATGACGTGAAAAATGGGGATCCGTCCGAGAACGTGTACGAAATTTTATTGGTGATGCAATTATCGTCGGACATAATGTTCTTTTCGATATAGCCATGCTCAAAACACATGGAATCGATATATCGAGAAATATTACAATTGATACTTTTGAACTCTCTGAGATATTTTCCCAAGATGTCGAAAGTCTCAATCTCCTCTTCCTTGCAACTCATTATGGAATACCTATAGAATGAGAACACCGCGCACTCGATGATACCAGACTATCAGTATGACTTTTCATACATTATTTGGAATCCATATTGACGATGGGTGAAGAAGGGAAAAAAATATTCTCGTTCTTTCTAGGGAAAGATTCACACAAAATCATAGAAACTCTGGTTCAGCTTTGTGAAATCGAGAATATTTCATGATATTGCATTGATAATCCCTCACAGATTTCTGAAAAAATAACTAGTAATACTTTTCATACTAGTAAAATTCCGGTCATGGAATATAGAAACTTATCTGGAAATATAGATGAAGAACTCGAGCTAATCAAAAAAACAAAGGAGGAATACGGAAAAATCCTTCTGGTAACGAATGGAAAAAAACAAAGCCTATTCTGGAAAGAGAAACTCAATACAGCTGGATATAAAGCGGAACTGATCATCGAAACAAAGAGATATTGTTCGTTGAATACACTAGAATCTTTCATACAAAAATCCCTCCTCCAGAGAAAAGAGTTGATATTTTGTATCAAAATGCTCTTCTGGCTCCAAAATACAAAAACAGGGCTTCTCGATGAACTCAAATACTACGGAGAAGAACGCGAATGGATAGAATTTTTTCGACTAGATGAATCCGAGTATTCACACTTCCAGAAGAAACAAAAAGAGAATGCGCTCACAGCCGATATTCTCATCGGAGATCCTTGGATAGAAGAACTCCAGAAAAAACCATTTTTCTGAGAAAAATCTTGTACCATCGTGCGTGATATTATCGAATTGGAAGACACATTCAGGAAATCTGGAAGCCGAAGGATTTCCTTTCTCGAGATAGAAAATGATATTGCATACTTGTATGGAAACTGAATTTTATCAGAAAATCTCAGAGAGAGAACACGGATGAGTATGGCATACTTCCAGTATCTCATCGAGAATCTCCAGGAACGTCCAGAATGACCTTCACCTATTCCTCCTGGAGATTATGGAGAGACCTATTATTTCGATCAAGAAGATCTCTGGAATCATGGAAATAAATGGATACTCCTGTTCATGAATAACCTTCGAGATGTATTTTCTCAAGAAGCAATTCTCAGCAAGAAGCTCACTGGAATCGACAAAAAGATACTCCAACGACTCCTCAGAAATATCCGAACAATACAAGAAATAACACATTTCCAAAATACAAATCTCTGAATGATTGTTTCTATTCTGGAGAATAATACTATTCTCACTATTATTCCTCGAGATACTTCTCCCATCATAGAAAATTTTCTCAATATCCAATCTGGAGAAAAAATTATTCTCACTGGATATGGAATCTGATGACCAATCGTACAATCATTTCTCCGGAATGAATGCCATATTCACTGGAAAAATAGTGAAGAAAGAAAGGGGGAATATCTACTACAAGTTACCACAAATCATTTCTCGATTATAGAAAAATCTTTGGCTACTGTTATTTTATCAACCAGCAATAAACACCTCCGCTCTCTCTCAAAAGATATTCAAAAACGTTATCCTGAAATAAAAGTATTTACCCAATGAATCTCTGGTGGAAAATGAAAAATACTATCAATGTATGAAAAGTATGACTGAAAAAAAACACTTATTGGTCTTATTGATAGCTGGATTGATGAATCGAGTATTTGGGAAAAATCTGATAGCATAGTCCTCGCTAAAATGCCATTCGATCCACCCAGTGATCCGTATTATCTTGCTCGAACCATTGGCATGAAGAATAATTTCGAGGAATATGGCTGTCCTCTTGCAATTGCAAAAATAAATACTCTTGTGGGAAGAATACGCAACGTGAATGAAGATGCTCCGATATATTGTCTCGATGAGCGACTCACAGAAACCACATGGTGACAAAAACTCTACAAAGAAATACTATAA
- the secA gene encoding preprotein translocase subunit SecA, whose translation MFSLITKIFGDPSEKKLKKYAKDLEKIKKIEERLLGEIKTIEEVQAKTHAFQSLFEGLDIEKEDDRPKIREILESIKYEAIALHRRACALIYGKEFDFGNEKRITWNMIPYDVQIIGALALHEGNIAEMRTGEGKTLVATIAAYLNALIGTPIHIVTVNDYLARRDAMEMSIIYGALGLTTGVITHNQSFDEKKNAYNANIVYATNNELGFDYLRDNMAINKERRVMGKKWFAIVDEVDSILIDEARTPLIISAPDAEPTTKYVRFAALARSLVHEKDYKIDEKQKTATLTEDGIKKVESFLGVDNIYVSQHFNDIHHVENALKAGAVYQKDIDYLVRNDEILIIDEHTGRVLPGRRYSDGLHQAIEAKENVTIQQESKTLASVTFQNYFRLYPKLSGMTGTAKTEEEEFYKIYHLEVITIPTNKPIKRVDRGDLLFKSEKGKYTYVVKLIKALHEKGQPILVGTVSVAKSEYLSALLQKEGIPHEVLNAKQDSREAEIIGAAGQYGAVTIATNMAGRGTDIKIDDRVRTLIGTVKIEGAAGIQEYPLGGLYVIGTEKHETRRIDNQLRGRSGRQGDPGLSQFMLSPQDDIMRIFGGNKLFAILASFESHPEGDPLIESNMLMKNIMTIQKQVEGRNFDIRKHILEYDDVLNHHRLAIYNRRNKILEGVDIHGEILNMLETEVARIISIAQGEEKEVSIESLTRVVEGLNAFSESEGLVTDDFANTKNYEEVTERAYSLLSGKIESLRNTGTEEEFAEFERRLTLAAIDELWMNHIDSMAHLREEVAFEGYAQKNPLIIYKERAYDKFVALIETIGLRVTKGLLTARPKEAIEEVNLEETLLSKYAESGEATFDNHASSTASRLGHSEYNGGEEMEGVKVIQANNEKRNEYVGVGRNDLCPCGSGKKYKQCHGKQ comes from the coding sequence ATGTTTTCCCTCATTACCAAAATATTCGGCGATCCATCAGAGAAAAAACTAAAGAAATACGCGAAAGATCTGGAAAAAATCAAAAAAATAGAAGAACGCCTTCTCGGTGAGATAAAAACAATTGAGGAAGTACAAGCAAAAACTCATGCATTTCAATCACTTTTTGAAGGACTCGATATCGAAAAGGAAGATGATAGACCGAAAATCCGTGAAATTCTGGAATCCATAAAATACGAAGCTATAGCACTTCATAGACGCGCTTGTGCACTCATTTATGGGAAGGAATTCGATTTCGGGAATGAAAAAAGAATCACATGGAACATGATTCCGTATGATGTTCAGATTATTGGTGCTCTTGCCCTTCACGAAGGAAATATCGCAGAAATGCGAACTGGTGAAGGAAAAACACTCGTGGCTACCATTGCAGCCTATCTCAATGCTCTTATTGGTACCCCGATTCATATCGTCACAGTGAATGATTATCTCGCACGTCGTGATGCTATGGAAATGTCTATTATCTATGGTGCTCTTGGTCTCACAACTGGAGTTATTACTCACAACCAGAGTTTTGATGAGAAAAAGAATGCCTATAATGCGAATATCGTATATGCAACGAACAATGAGCTCGGATTCGACTACCTGAGAGACAATATGGCTATCAACAAGGAGCGTCGAGTAATGGGAAAAAAATGGTTCGCTATTGTCGATGAAGTGGACTCCATTCTCATTGATGAAGCTCGAACACCGCTCATTATTTCTGCACCAGATGCAGAACCAACCACCAAATATGTCCGATTTGCAGCTCTTGCCCGTTCTCTGGTGCATGAGAAAGATTATAAAATCGATGAAAAACAAAAAACCGCTACTCTTACAGAAGATGGAATCAAGAAAGTAGAAAGTTTTCTCGGTGTGGACAATATTTATGTGAGTCAGCATTTCAATGATATACACCATGTAGAGAATGCTCTAAAAGCTGGAGCCGTATACCAGAAAGACATTGATTATCTCGTGCGGAATGATGAAATTCTCATTATTGATGAGCACACTGGACGTGTACTTCCTGGTCGTAGATATTCTGATGGTCTTCATCAGGCGATCGAAGCAAAAGAGAATGTCACTATCCAACAAGAGTCAAAGACACTTGCGAGTGTAACTTTCCAGAATTATTTTCGTCTCTATCCGAAACTCTCAGGAATGACAGGAACAGCAAAAACAGAAGAAGAAGAGTTCTATAAGATTTATCATCTGGAAGTTATCACTATCCCAACCAATAAACCGATCAAGCGTGTAGATCGTGGGGATTTGCTTTTCAAAAGTGAGAAAGGAAAATATACATACGTCGTGAAGCTTATCAAAGCGCTTCATGAAAAAGGTCAACCAATTCTCGTAGGAACTGTCTCTGTAGCCAAAAGTGAATATCTTTCTGCTCTGCTCCAGAAAGAAGGAATTCCTCATGAAGTCCTCAATGCAAAACAAGATTCACGAGAAGCAGAAATCATCGGTGCAGCTGGGCAATACGGCGCTGTCACCATTGCTACCAATATGGCAGGACGTGGAACTGATATCAAAATCGATGATCGTGTCCGAACACTCATAGGAACCGTCAAGATTGAAGGTGCTGCAGGTATCCAAGAGTATCCACTCGGTGGACTCTATGTTATCGGTACAGAAAAACATGAAACACGTCGCATCGACAATCAGCTCAGAGGACGTTCGGGTCGCCAAGGTGATCCTGGTCTTTCACAGTTCATGCTTTCTCCACAGGATGATATCATGCGTATTTTTGGTGGGAATAAACTTTTTGCGATTCTGGCAAGTTTCGAATCTCATCCTGAAGGAGATCCACTGATCGAGAGCAATATGCTCATGAAAAATATCATGACTATTCAGAAACAAGTGGAGGGTCGAAATTTCGATATTCGAAAACATATTCTCGAATATGATGATGTTCTCAATCATCACCGTCTTGCGATATATAACCGAAGAAACAAGATTCTCGAAGGAGTCGATATTCATGGTGAGATTCTCAATATGCTCGAGACTGAAGTTGCTCGCATCATCAGTATAGCTCAATGAGAAGAGAAAGAAGTGAGTATAGAGAGTCTCACGAGAGTTGTCGAGTGACTCAATGCTTTTTCTGAATCAGAAGGACTAGTTACTGACGATTTTGCGAATACGAAAAACTACGAAGAAGTAACTGAACGCGCATATTCCCTTCTATCAGGAAAGATAGAAAGCCTCCGAAATACAGGAACAGAAGAAGAATTTGCGGAATTCGAACGCAGACTGACACTCGCTGCTATTGATGAACTGTGGATGAATCATATCGACAGTATGGCACACCTTCGGGAAGAAGTAGCTTTTGAAGGATATGCCCAGAAAAATCCTCTTATTATCTACAAAGAAAGAGCCTACGATAAATTCGTGGCCCTCATAGAAACTATCGGACTTCGCGTAACGAAGTGACTCCTTACAGCAAGACCAAAGGAAGCAATAGAAGAGGTAAACCTCGAAGAAACACTTCTCTCAAAATATGCAGAGTCTGGTGAGGCAACGTTCGATAATCATGCCTCATCAACAGCAAGTCGCCTCTGACATTCAGAATACAATGGAGGCGAAGAGATGGAATGAGTCAAAGTTATCCAAGCAAATAACGAAAAACGAAATGAATATGTCTGAGTATGACGTAACGATCTATGTCCGTGTGGAAGCGGAAAGAAGTACAAACAATGTCACGGAAAACAATAA
- the lepB gene encoding signal peptidase I encodes MSDTQEIFETTEFDEGNKTVKEVISFFRDLIIILLVVLFIRMFIVTPFRINGSSMETNYHDKEYILVDKLSYLNLPVTYNTTGSGENMWTKIEKTLLGNLPVHVGDPDRGDVVVITPHIDKEREYYIKRVIALPGDTIKFEDGNVFIRKANSGSGDFVELDETYLSSSNKGNTRLPDSVEQNIFTIPEGYYWVMGDNRNNSADSRQCFQNCYGNSETAHFIGRKDIVGKVLLNFGYFNIFNTGGLLRDGKFTWTHPPRFLNHPRTATYPELN; translated from the coding sequence ATGTCTGACACTCAAGAAATATTCGAAACAACAGAGTTCGATGAAGGAAACAAAACCGTCAAAGAAGTTATTTCTTTCTTCCGAGATCTTATCATTATTCTTCTCGTTGTGCTTTTCATTCGAATGTTTATTGTCACTCCATTTCGAATCAATGGAAGCTCTATGGAAACAAATTATCATGACAAAGAATATATCCTTGTCGATAAGCTCTCCTATCTCAATCTTCCTGTTACCTATAATACAACTGGAAGTGGGGAGAACATGTGGACCAAGATAGAAAAAACGCTACTCTGAAATCTTCCCGTTCATGTATGAGATCCGGATCGTGGTGATGTGGTTGTAATTACTCCTCATATTGATAAAGAACGTGAATATTATATCAAGCGTGTTATTGCCCTTCCTGGAGACACTATCAAATTCGAAGATGGAAATGTTTTTATTAGGAAGGCAAATAGTGGTTCTGGTGATTTTGTAGAGCTTGATGAGACCTATCTTTCCTCTTCGAATAAAGGCAATACCCGTCTCCCTGACTCTGTAGAACAAAATATATTCACAATTCCTGAAGGATACTACTGGGTGATGGGAGACAATCGCAATAACTCTGCCGATTCTCGTCAGTGTTTCCAGAACTGTTATGGAAACAGTGAAACTGCACATTTTATCGGACGAAAAGATATAGTAGGAAAAGTATTACTCAACTTTTGATACTTTAATATTTTCAATACAGGATGACTTCTTCGTGACGGGAAATTCACATGGACACATCCACCACGATTCCTGAATCATCCCCGCACAGCAACGTATCCAGAACTCAACTAA
- the truB gene encoding tRNA pseudouridine(55) synthase TruB — protein MFYLIDKPIQMTSFDVIRKLRKILNIKKIGHSGTLDPLATGCLLIATGNSTKLIPELENTYKRYTFRVRLDGKTDSLDLGTEVIPMDTKNIQEKTAEELKIFLENQKTQIPPKYSALHVHGKRAYDLVRQGIEFEIQERNIHIKDVKILDFSLPDTISISLTISSGGYIRSLAPTISSFFGLESGYISELRRTHIFLDRGHYLEESMCTDIENPTPIPYDILFPHIPTISIEEPVYLDLKNGKEIFLQNKHSALAGGMKVFLKYGDIFLSLCLFDGEKFTVLRNNV, from the coding sequence ATGTTTTATCTCATTGATAAACCAATTCAGATGACGAGTTTCGATGTGATACGAAAACTCCGAAAAATCCTGAATATCAAGAAAATCGGACATTCTGGAACGCTCGATCCACTCGCGACTGGTTGTCTTCTCATTGCTACGGGAAATAGTACAAAACTGATTCCAGAACTCGAGAATACATATAAACGCTATACTTTTCGTGTACGTCTCGATGGAAAAACAGATTCACTCGATCTCGGAACAGAAGTTATTCCAATGGATACCAAAAATATCCAAGAAAAAACCGCAGAAGAACTAAAAATATTTCTCGAAAATCAAAAAACGCAAATTCCTCCAAAATACAGTGCACTGCATGTTCATGGAAAACGTGCCTATGATCTGGTGCGACAAGGAATCGAATTCGAGATACAAGAAAGAAATATACATATAAAGGATGTGAAAATACTTGATTTTTCTCTTCCGGATACCATTTCTATCAGTCTGACTATATCTTCTGGAGGATATATCAGGTCCCTTGCTCCCACTATTAGTTCGTTTTTCGGACTCGAGAGCGGTTATATCAGTGAACTCCGGCGAACCCATATTTTTCTGGATAGAGGACATTATCTGGAGGAATCGATGTGTACCGATATCGAAAACCCGACGCCCATTCCTTACGATATTCTTTTTCCACATATACCAACTATTTCGATAGAAGAACCGGTCTACCTCGATCTGAAAAATGGAAAAGAAATTTTCCTTCAAAATAAGCACTCAGCTCTTGCTTGAGGAATGAAAGTATTTCTCAAGTATTGAGATATTTTCCTTTCTCTTTGCCTTTTTGATGGAGAAAAATTCACGGTTCTTCGGAATAATGTCTAA